The Mycolicibacterium aichiense region TTGTTCCGCCATGGACCTGCTCGTCTTCCTGCCCCTGATCATCATCATGGGCGCATTCATGTATTTCGCCTCCCGGCGCCAGCGCAAGGCCATGCAGGCCACTATCGACCTGCACGAGTCCTTGACGGTCGGCGACCGGGTGCACACCACCTCCGGCCTCCAGGCCACGATCACCGGGATCACCGACGACACCGTCGACCTCGAGATCGCCCCCGGCGTCGTGACCACCTGGATGAAGCTGGCCATCCGCGACCGTATCGACGATGAGGCCGACGACGCCGACGACGAGACGAGTGAGGCCACCGAGCTCACCGAGTCCGACGCGGACCGCCTGACCAAAGACTGATCGCCAGGCTCGGCACGTACCCTCTAGCGGGAGTTGAAGAGGCCCGCATCCGCGGGACGCGGCACTGA contains the following coding sequences:
- the yajC gene encoding preprotein translocase subunit YajC; the encoded protein is MDLLVFLPLIIIMGAFMYFASRRQRKAMQATIDLHESLTVGDRVHTTSGLQATITGITDDTVDLEIAPGVVTTWMKLAIRDRIDDEADDADDETSEATELTESDADRLTKD